The genome window TGGGTTTACCGCCGCATGGACACGTTTGAAAACTTTCAGAGAAAACATAAACGTGGAGATTTGACAGagggtttgattttgtttaagtAGGTTTGGGGTTGATATTGGGGTATATATGAGAAATGTTAGAGTTCATATCGAGATGTTCCATAATATTGACTtatgattgcagacttgacaaatctgagctcagtttcaAACTCAGACACATTTGTCCAATTTCTGACGAGgtttcatttactttcattgatGTCTAAGAAAAGCGATCTGATCTGTGCTTCTTCTTTCTTTTGGGTTGTCAGCCGTTCACGAGAACTGAAGGATTCTGTGAGGACGATGTGCAGGAAATGGTGATAAGATAGTGATGTTTGAGCAGCAGGAGATAAACCACACGAGCTGTTGGAGAAGACCTTCCGCAGTTCATCCGTACAAACCGTGAGATCAATGCAAAGGAAAAAGCCGGCTGTGTAAATCACACCGTTCTATCTCAACCCACGGATCGCACATCACGCGaatgcacattttcaaaacacgACGATTAGCAAGCTTCTTATCTTCAGACGGGACCAATCAAAGGTGGCCTCCGGTTAGGTCTGTTGGCTTTTTCAGCGTCTAAGCTTTTCTTCTCCTGTCCACTATCAAAGAGTTTCAGATAACAGTCATTCACAAAAGCCCTATCACACAAACCCTGTACCTGCAGACCACAGACGGAGGGAATTCTGGAGGGGGGGGAGGCGAGGAGGGGCGAGCGGTGTGTGCGCGAATAGAGGAAGGCAGTCAGGATGACAGACGGGATCAGGGAGGGGTGAGGAACGCTGTGAGAAACCTCGCTGGAGGTAGATCACATCAAGAGGAGGCATGCCAGGAACCGGCTGGTTTTGACATTCGCCCGTGGAATAACTCACTGGAAATCCGAGAGGAATAAGCACTGTAACGATTCCCAAATGGGATCGGTGAGGTTCCCGCGTGTCTAACCAGAATCTTTATAGTTCGGTTCATGTTTTTTGGGAATCCACGCACGTTTCATGAGCAGCATGTTGTTCCATGTGGAATACCATGAGATGGACAGTGAGTAACGCCGTGTCTGGATGCCGGACGGCGTGTGTCGTTTATCTTCTGCTGGTGTTTGTCGTCCTCTCATCGGGCACCGCGTGTCATCGCAGAGGGAGTCGGGCGAACCGGCCGCACAGGGTCACCAACTCCACCATCTCGGGGCGGCATGTGCGCAGCTACGTTCACCTGCAGGGCGACGTGCGCCAGAGGAAACTCTTCTCCTTCCAGAAATTCTTTCTTAGGATCGGGAAAGACGGGAGAGTCAACGgcaccaagagcaaagacgacCCCTACAGTGAGTTCTTATGAGTTTAGTCATCATTTACAGTTTGGGGTTTGACAATTACATGAGCAAGAAAAATCATTCTGACGTTGAATTTAGAGGAGAGAATGTCTGGAAATGTGGGTGTGCAGATTGTTGCAATTcgcaaaaatgttaataaaacctCAAAATACAAAGCTCAGGATgaaataaaaagtgtatttgCACCTTTTTTCAATTCcgttcaaatgcatttttatgatttaaacaatttatattCCATTTTGCAAAACAGCTTTTCAGTAAATATTAGAAAAATtgtgaacataaaataaaaagaggaAAGTAATTAATTGAATGATTCAGCATAATTGTCTGTATTGTAAACAGACCACAGTGTCTGTCACAAATAACACAAGAATATTAGTTTGAAATATAAGAGTATAATGAGTTTTTTATgaagtttgtataaaattatacCATAAACACTTAAACGATTCTTTAATTTAGATTCTTTAAATTAATGTAGTTAATGTACAATCCAATTCAAATATaggtttataaatgtatatatgtttaaTTAACCCATATTTTGTTTGAGGGTACATTCATGAATTCCTATAGCCTAATTCCTATAGACTAATATTGTTGTGAATGTTGAAAGTGTAAGACTGTTATAAACGTTCCTCGATGTAATAGTATTGCAATTCTAAAACATCACTTAAAAAATTtataacaatgatttaaaaaacatttaaaaaagtctatttttaatgtgaatatatttgtaaaaaaaaaatcttgccaTTTCTGTCTGAATCTACATTACAGACTTTAATCATGATTGACTCAGAAGTGTAACCCATTGATGTTATTGGGCATAAAAGGATCTGTCTGGATGTGAGTCGACATGTGGAACCAAACAGGAATAATAATGTTGATGTTTAAACTccatcaataaaatgaactgcgtcaataaaacaaacaatgaatgGAGCGTCTGAGGAAATGTGCAGTTGGGTGTAaatctgctttatttttgtCCTGACTAACACACAGAAATCTCAGAGTCATTAACCCACATACTGTCAGACATTTTTTAGTCGGATACGGCACATAAAACATAAGTGACAATTCATAAACGTATCCTAAAGACTGATGTTTGAGTTTCCAGgattgtatatactgtacagtgtCTGTAATTATAGAAGTAATTTGGTGATGTCTTGTATTTTAGTGAGATGCAGAATGTGTTTTACCCACAAAAGTTTATTAGGCTTTGCTCATATGGAGTCCATGTGCAGATAAGAGTCTTCCTGTTTCCTCTGTGCgtgcttgtgtatgtgtgtgcgcgtgtgacATCCCTTCCTTTTCCAGGTCATGGCAGGGGGTCATCTCTCTTAGACACATTTATATGTTTCTGGTGCTTAGTAATacttagtaataagtaatataaattaaattataaaatagaaTAACATTTTTCCCCATAAGAGTGAATAGAGTGATGAGataaatggaaaacaaattcAGCTTTTGCTCATGTCTCCTGTTCCTTAAATATTTCTCATGTAAAAAGACCCACTTTTCTCTGTAATCACACAAGTATGGTCTATCCAAATTATTGGATACATTTGGGTGAGAAATTGGATATCGATCCAAGGTTTTATCCAAAAGTGACGTCTTAAAAGTGTTCGCTAGACTTTCAGACGCGAGCTCGGCAATGTCTCAAACTTTGCTGAAATATGTGATTATGATATTTGAGCAAATTCTtgaattaaagttttttatacaagaATAAAATGATCTTAATTATGTTATGGATTGGAATGACAGTTTATCGTAAAGAGGaagtttatatatttaccaTACAATTTTAAGGAGAAACATTTGACTGTAACACTTTACCCACtgtaacacatttttacagtaatgtttttttactgtaatacCTTAAAGTGTTACAATTTTAAGGAGTATCATATGAGACAATGAGATTTACTATACAACTTTTTGAGTGTAACACTTTACTCACGGAcacacatttttacagtaatgttttttttactgtaatacCTTAAAGTGCTATAATTTTAAGGAGCATCACATGAGACAACGAAATTTACTGTAAAACTTTTTGAGTGTAACACTTTACTCAcggaaacacatttttacagtaatgttttttactgtaatacCTTAAAGTGTTATAATTTTAAGGAGTATCATATGAGACAATGAGATTTACTGTAAAACGTTTAGAGTGTAACACTTTACTCACGAAAACGCATTttttcagtaatgtttttttactgtaatacCTTAAAGTGTTATAATTTTAAGGAGTATCATATGAGacaatgagatttacatttaaatttattcatttggcagacgcttttatccaaagcagcttacaagtagggtgcagtgggcagctatcactgcagagcaaacaggggtaaggtgccttgctcaaaggcacttcagtcatttcctggtggcactgagaattgaaccagcaacTTTCTGGCTATGAGTCGAACTCCCTAACCACTTGACCACAACTGTAAAACTTTTTGACTGTAACACTTAACTCACTGAAACGCATTTTTACTCTaagttttttacagtaattataAAGAATAACCTTAATAATATAGAGTAACACCTTTTTTACTGTAACACCTTTACgtttcaatgtgtgtgtttgtgacagtGGTTGTGTGACAGAGGAAATATCTatcagaaactgtgtgtgtgtgcgtgtgagtccGTTTCCTACTGATATCCTAATCTCTGATAacatcacgcacacactcaTTGAGTCTTTTCCAATTTTACAACTCATTTACAGCATTCACAAGCATGTCTCTTATTGAAGTGGTGTACAGCACAGCTGCTTGTTCTTATGTCTATAGGAGTTAACACATGTTTCTGTGAATTTACAAacgtctgtttgtgtgtatgagaATCGGCAGCAAAGACACACGTGTTCTTCATCAGCTGCATTTAACTTTAAGCGTCTCAAAGCGTCTCATGAGAGGCTAAACATCAGATTAAACCGAAGGTCTTTACCGTCAGACTTGAGTCAAATGAATCGTCGTCAGATATTTTGAGGCGGTCGACATTTTGATCCAGAAGGGTAACATTCATGCTCATAGGTTGCTCTTTCAAAGGGAAAATATTGCTTAATCTCATCTGCTTCTCAGATCCTGAGATAGAGGCAGAAatgtttcagaagagatgtcaacaatgtttAAAACTGAGCTTGGATTTGTCAAGTCCGCAAGCAAAAGTTCATATTATTGAAAATCTCAATATGAacgcaaacatttctcatcacatttactgaaatccagattattttaccattGACATTATCGACACATCCGGCCAGAGACAGAGAAGCTTCTGTTAGTGGGCAAGGTTTCATGAATGGCGTGATGTGAATATCACCGCAGACACATCAAAGGTGAGCGTCTATTCACCATCAGCAATGGGATGCGGACAGAAGAATAATGGCGAGCGGGTGAAATTACACGAGTCTTTCTAGCGCAGGTCCAGTGTTTATGGAAATGGATACTGCAGAAGTGATGCTCTCCTCAGGCAAGACATGCTTTGAGATACCTCTGAATGATGTCACACGTTTGAAAGAGCCCCATTGGCtggaaaagagagaaacaaaggGTTTTGTGAGGTGAGTGACATCATGCCGATTACCGTGATGCAGAACGAACAGACGATAATTGAATtgataacactttacaataaggttactttgttaacattagttaactaCAGTGaactaaaaaaggaaaaatctgcttaaaatgatttattcatgtCAAACCCGAATTACTTTCTTTCTGCAGACCACaccagaagatattttgaagaacgttgaacCCCTTTGACTTTaattgcatgaacacaaaaccactgagaaattctcaaaatatcttcttttgtgttccactgaagaaaaactcatatgcaggtttacaGCCACAATCTAGAAAATCTATTATACACAGTAATGTTATACAATATCTATGTATGATATCTCAAAATTGTTTCAAATAGCTTTTTTGTGGGATTCTCGCGGAGATAATCAtgaattaaactttttttcctgtaaaattacactttcccccagtttttcttgtaaatttgctgtcttttttgtaattgtacAGTTTGGGACGGTAtttcaaaaaatacatttaaagtgtgcaattttactgcagtaaaaCTATGGTGAATTGAAGCACTGTCTCAATAccaaatgtgaccctgaaccacaaaaccagtcttaagtagcacgggaacatttttagtaatagcCAAAATTACgttttatgggtcaaaattCTAGATTTTTCTTCTATGCCAataatcattaggatattaagtaaagatcatgttccatgaagatattttgtaaattttcaatggtaaatatataaaactttattgattatgtggatgcagcaaaatcgctaACAAAAATGGCCGGAAACACACCTACAAATTTCCCTCGCTGCTGCCACCTAcgcaagtttggtatctatgtaaagtttATAATTTCAGCTTTCAGGTTCATCTATTCTCCACAACGTCATTGCACCAGTAAGCCAAAAGAGagtgttaaaataaacctgtttcttcttagtaACAGTCTGCAATGGCGGCTCTGATGGACAGCTTTAAAGGCGATCTTCGCAAGAAATAGATTTTTTGCACACTCAGATTCTAgagttttaaaaagttgtatCTAGGCCAAATATTGTCTAATCATACATCAACGAAAAGCTAATTATTCAGCATTCaggtgatgtaaaaatctcaattttgaaaaattgacccttaagactggtcaCAAATTAGGGGGAGGGTGGGtccaaggttattttagtttactaaaattaaaactttgaaaagttTCTATTcgttgaaattaaataaagtattgGCATACAAATTATGAAACTTAACGAAAACAAATTGactcagaaataaactgaaataagtttaaagcaccaaaattataatataaacaaaatttcatataaaataaaactaacttaaaatgtattcatctaTTATAgcagcataaaaaaaaaaaaaatagtgaaatgacaaaatcgtaaaacaaaatatataaaactttaactaaaatgaacataaaaacagaATCTAAAAATGAAAGCTAATTtctgaatattaataaaactaaacaaagtTAATAACTCTGGGGTTGTTTGTTCTATATCTGATAGGCCAATTTTTTGTATGTGATTCTGTTTTTTCAGAAAGACTGTAAATTGTGACCGCATATATTGACACTTTTTGACAATATTTAgaaatgcacacacaaaatgtcAATCATTGAACAAAACGTGTCAACAAATGTTGAATGCTCTCttacttgtaagtcactttcTAAAAAAGCGCCTGGCAAACGAATAAATGTAGTGGAACTCAAATCTTTATCTCATGTTTTAAGGCAACCTTTATTTGTTGCGTCTCAATTATCATGTCCTCAAACATCGTCTTTGTAGTTGTCAGCGCGTCTGGATGCTTCAGGCATGAGCCAGACGTCCAGGAGACCACCAGTACAGAGCGAGACCGCTGCCATGTGTTCCACAGATGGCGTCGCGTCTCCACcgacacaataaaacaaaagcagacTCCCGTGTATCAGTACCAACAGACGTGATGCAACATTGTTTGGTGCTTTGCtacaactgtttgtttttcatggcaaaaacaacattttcaggCACCAGACACAGATAGCTATAAAGAATGGTAGATTTTGGCAGAGCGCTGTGGAAAATGCACCTCCACAAAACAACTTGAACCTAACGTTGAGTAACGACGTGCAGCCGAGCGTGGCATGCTCCAGAAAACATGCAGCATGCAAAGAAAAACTGAGCGTTTAATGTTGACCTCCCGCCGTGATTCTCCACATCTGctgtgatctctctctctctctctctctctctctcgtgcaGGTGTTTGGATTGTATGTGTTAAATATACATACAGGCGATTACAAACAGGTTTACTGTAATGACTTGGCTTGCTTTCTCTGGCTTGGCTCTCTTGGGGTTTGTTTAGGGTCGAACTTAAAAATAATGGTGTCATGATTccagaagaaccttttttgctACACAAAAGGTACTTGATAGTAAAAATAACTTCTTTATATTATGAAAAAACGGAAAGTTCTTGTGATCTTTGATGGAGATTtagttcttctatggcatcgatgTGAAGAACTTTTATTTGTAAAGTGAAAACTTTGAACCTTTAAAGTTGTATGTAGAGACACCAGTAGTTATTGAAAGTTTAGATACACCTACGTATTCTTTGTATTGCCTTTTCCTCAGTTAGAAactatgaaataaaaactaaagtTTCTTAGTGACTGAAAAATGTTGATCAAATAAAACCTATAGTtcgtatttttatttctttacgtAGTGTACAAATCAACTTCAGGTGCCACTTTTTGAAACgtcttattaaaataaacacaagttttttgacatacgtgaccctggacaacaaattattatatatataaatataaataaataaaaatttaattgaGATTCATAACCACCCATTGATACTTTGAGATACACATGAGATACAGCcaaatatttgaaaatctggaatctgagtgtgcaaaaaaatgtaaacatttagaaaatcacctttaaagttgtccgAATGAAATCCTTAGCATAgcatattactcacaaaaataaagttttgatatatttagggtAAATGAAcctgatctttacttaatatcctaatgatgtttggcataaaagaaaattcgATAACTTTGACCCAatcaatgttttgttggctataTCACTGAAAAATGTTCCCGTGTTTAAGACGGATTTTGTGGTCGAGGGTCACATATCAATTCCAGTTTGTATAAACACAGTTTTACTGCACATAACATTGATACTGTAATAAACCCACGGTTCATTTGTGCTTACCAtggtttttatttgtaaaaaactgatgacaggattttaGTCAGTTGTATCCAAATGAGATTTGAATGTGTGTGGTTTTAAACATATGGGAGGCTTGTATGTCAACATCATATTTACACCTGATTTCACCTGAAATTGTTAGCCgttctttctgtgtgtgtgggagagcTCCATTCATCTGCAGTCTGGTGTCTCTCTGCTCTTTGATCACCGATCATTGAAGCTTCTATAATCCATCTCAATGTCACGCTGTCTGTGTTTCTCGCTCTTTCATGCTTTCATCCTGAGCTGATAGGACACAGAACAGTCAGATAGTTTTACCGTCTCACTTGATACCTGGAACCCGagacttcacacacacactgacaatACATGTGCacccacacgcacacattcaCTCTTTCACATCCACACATTACAGattcatgtaaacatttgtataaAAGCAACTACCTTATAATTGTTGCGATATCATATATGATAAAAATGAAgatggtttatttcttttttaacaacCTCATCCATtagaaaatgtaacaaaattgtttaaatgcaaatgtaactGAATCAAACATCATAAGTGGACACAAATGTAGCGGAATCATAAGATAGCACAGATAAGAGGGATAAAAGTTGATTCTGAAGTTATTTAGAAGCGTTTGTGGCTTTATAAACCTCATCCCATAATAGGGGGCAACAGAACTGTTCCGAGCAGCAACTTTAGCTATCATGATAATAATGTCTTTCAACACCATTACACTGATCAAAGAGCAACATCCCCCCTCCAGCCCGAGGGTTCACACCCGTAACCAGAGGGGTTATCAGGCCATCACATGacatccagagagagagagagagagagagagagagagagagagagagagagagagagagagagagagagagagagagagagagagagctgtgttCCCAGAGGAAGATTtcattgctcagatgttgctctatCATCAGGAGATTTGGTGGAGTTTTGAGTTGTGCTTCTTTTAaggtgatagttcacccaaaactaacAAGAATCTGTAATAACTGGGTACATTTCTTTAtcctgctgaacacaaaaggaagatatttggaagaatgtcagtaaccaaataCAGTAGATCTcatcaatgggggatgagatctgtttggttgctgacattcttccagatatcttccaTTCGTATTCACCAGGATAAAGAAATTTACCcagtttggaacaatctaaaggttgagtaaatgatgacagaattttcctttttgggtgaactatcactttaatttatttagtgTCAGATGTCTCTGCTAAAGTTgctagagagaaagaaaaagagaaagaaatgagagTGTGATGGTTGAAACACGTGAAGAGcatggaggtgtaaatgaacgTACAGTAGGTTGTAGAGGTCAAATATTCTGGATGagtttgagatcttcaataatggAGACATTAGTCTGAAACGTAGATGTGTGActtgaacaaaaataattatttaatctCCATTGCATCTGATGTCTAGAAAATGAGAGGATTCTTACGTGTTCGTTGTATTTCAGGTATTCTGGAGATCACATCAGTGGATATCGGGATCGTCGCCATCCGAGGTCTGGGCAGTAACCTCTACCTGGCCATCAGTAAGAAGGGAGAGCTGCATGGGGCGGTGAGGACTCAAAATAATACGAAATCACAGATGAGAGCTCTGTTTGATCTCAAGTACTTCTCCTAGACAACAATGAAAAAATGGAAAGCAAATGAAACTTTATTAGGTCTCGTCTgcatctcaaatgtttctcctgagagacagaaatgtcacaaatgtcTCCGTCagtagagtttcagaagagaatATCTCATTAtcagatttacaaaaaaatcaagattatttgacctctacaatctacgttcattttacacctccatcctcaataaaaatctaatttgagactaagttgatactTACGTAAATGAAACTCAACAGAGAACTCCATCTGCTTTGTATATTTCCAGAGAAGCTACGGTGTAAACTGTCGTCTGAAGGAGCGGATCGAGGAGAACGGGTATAACACGTACGCATCTGCCCAGTGGAGGAACAAGAAGCGTCAGATGTTTGTGGGTCTGAGCGCTCACGGCAGGCCTCTCCGCGGAAGAAAGACTCGCAGGAGGAACACGGCAACACACTTCTTGCCCATCGTGGTGTGACTTTCAAAATGCtgctgagacagagagagatcttATCCAGATCGAAACGAGATTAAAGACTTTGTCTCCTCATAACGTCTGTGCTCATTTGAGAtgttcagtgtttgtttgcACCTTTCTTGCTCTTCGGTTGCTGGCACTAGACATTATACTCTCACACAAATTTATATTGAGTTGTATCATGTACAGGAGAGCAGGTCAACGAACGAGGAAAGATAACCGCAAAACTAAAGTTGTGGATTTTGTGTGCAAGAATTTCCTTTATGCTCTTAATAATAGAATCACATTTCTTAACAGGtctgtttacttttatttttttatttaatggacTGTTGAACATCTTGTAGCTGCACTCAAGCTACACGTACTGcacgagagagaaagagagagagagcgagagagagagagagagagagagagagaggaactgGGGATATGTGAAAACATATGAGAAATTTGTATCTGTTCTGAAGCACTGTTTCGGACTGctttaaagtaaattatttatttgtatttaaataaaatacttttaaaaacatattaaatgcaTATTAAATGGATAACTTCCTTTAATTCCTGtgaaataaaatctattttgttATGCTCCTAGTTCTGTGTTTTCATACTTTTTAATTTGATTGTTCAGGCCAAAAGACATCTTAGACTCTGGATGTAGTTAATGGTGTAAGAAAAATCTAATAAGACATAGGTCACATTTGATCTGAAAtcttaatcaaataaaatatatatgataaaaaaaaatgtaatttaacaaattatattacaaaattatatataatttaattaattacattttaaaaataatatgtaattaatcataaaatgtatttataaaaatataaaaagtaaacacaagttcttCTTACCCTAAATCTtccatatgttttatttttcaatttttttttcatcataatTCTCGAAAGTGACCCTCAATActgttgttaaaaaacaatgtaatgatttgtacatttaaatcagtccaaataaaataaatattatctaAGTAAtgctttattattaaaatattatttagataAAACTTATAATATTCAGACTGATTTAGTGCACAAatctttatattgttttttaataacagCATTGAGGATCACTTTCGAgaattatgatttaaaaaatcatatgtaaaaaataatatatgaaaatcattataaatattatcttaataatattttcataatacatattatttagttaatatttataatattcagACTAAAATAAAGTCCATTATATCTTAATGTTTTAcaattaaacatatataatctCCATAATAATAATGACCACATTTTTGCATTGCAGTTGTTATCTTGTAAGActacatgtacattttaagTTGACAGGGTCATGGATGCTACTTGGTTATAAATGATTATGGGACAAACAAGTGTGACCTCAAATAAAACGTCaacatttagaagaatgttactAAAACATTCTAATGAATCCCAAAAACCTCATTAAATTTTCCACTCGCTCCTCAGTTCTTATCACAGAAT of Triplophysa dalaica isolate WHDGS20190420 chromosome 4, ASM1584641v1, whole genome shotgun sequence contains these proteins:
- the fgf10b gene encoding fibroblast growth factor 10b; translated protein: MWNTMRWTVSNAVSGCRTACVVYLLLVFVVLSSGTACHRRGSRANRPHRVTNSTISGRHVRSYVHLQGDVRQRKLFSFQKFFLRIGKDGRVNGTKSKDDPYSILEITSVDIGIVAIRGLGSNLYLAISKKGELHGARSYGVNCRLKERIEENGYNTYASAQWRNKKRQMFVGLSAHGRPLRGRKTRRRNTATHFLPIVV